CTGTACCTGGAGACAATCCACGCCGAACTGGAACGCCTCATGGACACATTTCTCCGCGTGGATCTCCGTTTCGACCCGACCCCCGCCACCGTCTACACGCTGTTTCAGGACTGCCTGCAAAGCCTGACCATCATGCTGCTTCCGCTTTTGCTGGTCATCTCGCTGGCGGCCTTCGTCACCGTTCGCCTGCAGGTGGGAAAACTCTGGGCCCCCAAGGTCTTCAAGCCGAAATTCAGCACCTTCAACGTGTTCTCGGGCGTAAAGCGGATCATGTTCAGCAAGCAGGCCCTGGTCCGCCTGGCCAAAAGCATCCTCATGGCCGCCGCTGTGGCCCTTGGACCATACATCGTCCTTCGGCAGGCCTTTGGCGAGGCCATTCCGCTTTTCTACCAGAATCCGGACAGCATTGCGGCCTATGTGCTGCAGTCGGGAGCGGCCATGCTCCAGTACACCCTGGCTCCCATGATCGTCATCGGTGTTGCGGACCTGTTCTACACGCGCTGGGAGTACGAAAAGAACCTGAGGATGACCAAAGGCGAGGTAAAGGACGAGCACAAGCAGGCCGAAGGCGACCAGACCATCAAGAGCAAACAGCGCCAGAAGATGATGGCCGTCATCCAGCGCCGCATGATGCAGGACGTGCCCCGCGCGGACGTGGTCATCACCAACCCCACCCATCTGGCTATCGCCATCCGCTACAACGCCTCCGAAGCCCCGGCACCCATGATTCTGGCCAAGGGGGCCGGAGCCGTGGCCGAGCGGATCAAGGAGATCGCCCGGCAGAACAGCGTGCCCGTGCGGGAGAACAAAC
Above is a window of Desulfomicrobium orale DSM 12838 DNA encoding:
- the flhB gene encoding flagellar biosynthesis protein FlhB, with translation MAHDPSRTEQATPKRRDKARKEGNVPKSQELPKPVTLLAGLLVLRLYLETIHAELERLMDTFLRVDLRFDPTPATVYTLFQDCLQSLTIMLLPLLLVISLAAFVTVRLQVGKLWAPKVFKPKFSTFNVFSGVKRIMFSKQALVRLAKSILMAAAVALGPYIVLRQAFGEAIPLFYQNPDSIAAYVLQSGAAMLQYTLAPMIVIGVADLFYTRWEYEKNLRMTKGEVKDEHKQAEGDQTIKSKQRQKMMAVIQRRMMQDVPRADVVITNPTHLAIAIRYNASEAPAPMILAKGAGAVAERIKEIARQNSVPVRENKPLARALYKVVEVGDTIPEEFYQAVAAILAQVYKARPRRQ